One Paenibacillus riograndensis SBR5 DNA segment encodes these proteins:
- a CDS encoding carbohydrate ABC transporter permease, which translates to MLRKTKNSSIYILMIIIAVLQLFPLYWLVISAFKDNSEIIGGTVWALPTEWQLSNFTEAWVSAKVNQYFGNSVIVTLVTLLFVLLFASMMAYALTRMKFKYNSLILFILLMGVMVPIHATLIPLFMILKNLGILSSRLSIILPYIAVNLPIGVYMLSAFLRTMPKELEEAACMDGCGVVKSFFKVVLPLLKPPLASVAIFVFLAVWNELLMAATFIQKQELRTLPLGLMNFSGQYSISWGPLAAAMVISTLPILLAYVLFSDQMEKSFTAGAILK; encoded by the coding sequence ATGCTCAGAAAAACGAAGAATTCAAGCATCTATATCCTGATGATCATTATCGCCGTCCTCCAGCTGTTTCCGCTCTACTGGCTGGTGATCAGTGCATTTAAGGATAATTCGGAGATTATTGGCGGGACAGTCTGGGCGCTTCCTACTGAGTGGCAATTAAGCAATTTTACAGAGGCGTGGGTCAGTGCCAAAGTGAATCAATACTTTGGCAACAGTGTGATTGTCACGCTGGTTACACTCTTGTTTGTGCTGCTGTTTGCTTCGATGATGGCGTATGCGTTAACACGGATGAAATTCAAATATAACAGTCTCATTTTGTTCATTCTTTTGATGGGCGTGATGGTTCCGATTCATGCTACGCTAATTCCGCTCTTCATGATACTCAAGAATCTGGGGATTCTTAGCTCAAGATTGTCCATTATTCTGCCGTACATCGCGGTGAATTTGCCTATTGGCGTATACATGCTGTCGGCTTTTCTGCGGACCATGCCGAAGGAGCTGGAAGAAGCCGCATGTATGGACGGCTGCGGGGTGGTGAAGTCCTTCTTCAAGGTAGTGCTGCCGCTGCTCAAGCCGCCGCTTGCTTCGGTAGCGATCTTCGTGTTCCTGGCGGTGTGGAATGAGCTCCTGATGGCGGCCACCTTTATTCAAAAGCAAGAGCTGAGGACGCTGCCGCTGGGCCTGATGAATTTCAGCGGTCAATACAGCATCAGCTGGGGGCCGCTCGCAGCAGCTATGGTCATCTCGACATTGCCCATTTTGCTGGCTTATGTGCTGTTCAGTGACCAGATGGAGAAGAGTTTTACCGCAGGGGCGATTCTGAAGTAA